A genomic segment from Methanoculleus sp. SDB encodes:
- a CDS encoding 3-isopropylmalate dehydratase large subunit (catalyzes the isomerization between 2-isopropylmalate and 3-isopropylmalate in leucine biosynthesis), whose protein sequence is MAKTIVEKIFSRTCARGVSAGEVVMAPVDGAMIHDITGPLAIHKFHEMGGERVFDPSKVIMLFDHQVPADSISAAELQQFMRSFASGQGIYNYDLREGVCHQVVMEKGRAAPGEIIVGSDSHTCMYGAAGAFATGIGSTDMGFVLRYGALYFRVPESIRIDISGTFPEWVGAKDFILSLASDIGADGATYQALEFTGEAIGRMDMAGRMTCCNMAIEMGGKAGIVPPDTTTWAYVGERRDIVPFDLASDDGASYAAWKSYDVSDLEPQVAVPHNVDHVVAVGEVAGTPVDQVFIGSCTNGRFEDFRDAARILGDRRFSDDVRVIIIPASREEYLKTLRAGYIERFVGAGALVEAPCCGPCMGGAFGLLAPGEVSLSTSNRNFRGRQGSTDAKVYLASAATAAATAITGEIADPREVA, encoded by the coding sequence ATGGCAAAAACGATCGTGGAAAAGATCTTTTCCCGTACATGCGCACGGGGTGTGTCGGCAGGTGAAGTGGTGATGGCGCCGGTGGACGGGGCCATGATTCATGACATCACCGGCCCTCTTGCCATCCATAAATTCCATGAAATGGGCGGCGAAAGGGTTTTCGATCCCTCGAAGGTGATCATGCTCTTCGACCATCAGGTTCCGGCCGATTCCATCTCAGCCGCAGAACTTCAGCAGTTCATGCGTTCTTTTGCATCCGGGCAGGGAATATACAATTACGATCTTCGCGAGGGCGTCTGCCACCAGGTCGTTATGGAAAAAGGCCGGGCTGCACCCGGTGAGATTATTGTCGGGTCCGATTCCCATACCTGCATGTATGGTGCGGCGGGGGCATTTGCCACCGGGATTGGATCGACCGACATGGGCTTTGTCCTCCGGTACGGAGCGCTTTACTTCCGGGTGCCCGAAAGTATCAGGATCGATATCAGCGGCACTTTTCCCGAATGGGTCGGGGCAAAAGATTTCATCCTCTCTCTTGCCAGCGATATCGGTGCAGACGGCGCGACGTACCAGGCACTTGAATTTACCGGCGAGGCGATCGGCCGGATGGATATGGCGGGACGGATGACCTGCTGCAATATGGCGATTGAGATGGGCGGAAAGGCAGGGATTGTCCCTCCCGACACAACGACATGGGCATATGTCGGTGAAAGGCGGGATATTGTACCGTTTGATCTTGCCAGCGATGACGGTGCCTCGTACGCGGCATGGAAATCGTATGACGTCAGCGATCTCGAACCGCAGGTGGCGGTTCCGCACAATGTCGATCATGTGGTCGCTGTGGGCGAGGTGGCGGGCACACCCGTTGATCAGGTATTCATCGGCTCCTGCACAAACGGACGCTTCGAAGATTTTCGTGATGCGGCCAGAATTCTCGGAGATCGGCGCTTTTCGGATGACGTGCGGGTCATCATCATCCCCGCGTCGCGCGAGGAGTACCTGAAAACGCTCCGCGCAGGCTACATCGAGCGCTTCGTGGGGGCGGGCGCTCTCGTCGAGGCGCCATGCTGCGGCCCCTGTATGGGAGGGGCGTTTGGCCTGCTGGCACCGGGTGAGGTCTCGCTCTCCACATCGAACCGCAACTTCCGCGGGCGGCAGGGCAGTACGGATGCGAAGGTCTACCTTGCTTCCGCAGCAACCGCCGCTGCAACCGCGATTACGGGGGAGATTGCCGATCCGAGAGAGGTGGCATGA
- a CDS encoding 3-isopropylmalate dehydratase, which produces MRVWVFGDDIDTDAIIPGRYLTIYDPKELATHAFEGTRDDFRTDAREGDIIVAGRNFGCGSSREHAPLALRGAGVRLIVARSFARIFYRNSINTGIMPVVCPDIGAIGETSRIAVHSEAGYVDADGVRYPIEPVPGFLRQIVAAGGLVPYAREIEEVETCTGSRQ; this is translated from the coding sequence ATGCGGGTCTGGGTGTTTGGTGACGATATCGACACGGATGCGATCATCCCGGGCAGGTACCTCACCATCTATGATCCGAAAGAGCTCGCCACGCATGCCTTCGAGGGAACGCGGGACGATTTCCGGACGGATGCCCGGGAGGGCGATATCATCGTCGCCGGCAGGAATTTCGGGTGCGGGTCATCGCGCGAACACGCCCCCCTCGCACTCCGGGGAGCGGGGGTTCGCCTGATTGTCGCCCGGTCATTTGCCCGGATCTTCTACCGCAATTCAATAAATACCGGAATTATGCCGGTTGTATGCCCGGATATCGGGGCTATAGGGGAAACAAGCAGGATTGCCGTACATTCCGAGGCCGGATACGTTGATGCCGACGGGGTGCGATATCCGATCGAACCGGTTCCCGGGTTTCTCCGGCAGATTGTCGCAGCCGGCGGGCTGGTTCCGTATGCACGGGAGATTGAGGAGGTGGAGACATGTACCGGGTCGCGGCAATAG
- a CDS encoding 3-isopropylmalate dehydrogenase (catalyzes the oxidation of 3-isopropylmalate to 3-carboxy-4-methyl-2-oxopentanoate in leucine biosynthesis), whose translation MYRVAAIAGDGIGPEIIAAGKKVLDAASEKFGFEIAWEDFPIGADRYLETGELLTEDDLKDLSRFRAIYFGAIGDDRIAPGILEKGILLALRFYFDQYINLRPVRLLEGVWTPLAGKTPADIDFTIVRENTEDFYVGLGSRFSGRERREFTLSRDLYSVKFGLDVESDSEEIAYQIGVLSREGSRRVIRYAFDCAAVRKRRLTSVDKANVLSDVYGLWRDVVHEVAAGYPTVSTEFSYVDAITMWFVKNPEWFDVVVTPNMFGDIITDLGAMIQGGLGLAPGGNINPTGTSMFEPIHGSAPKYKGLGVANPVATIWAGSMLLDHLGEHAAAASVLAGIEKSIRDGITTRDMGGDETTAGVGEAISRFILGGGV comes from the coding sequence ATGTACCGGGTCGCGGCAATAGCTGGGGACGGCATCGGCCCGGAGATCATCGCGGCCGGGAAAAAGGTCCTTGACGCTGCATCGGAAAAATTCGGGTTTGAGATTGCCTGGGAGGATTTTCCAATCGGTGCCGACCGTTATCTCGAGACGGGTGAGCTCCTCACCGAAGACGACCTGAAAGATCTCTCCCGGTTCCGGGCAATTTATTTCGGTGCGATCGGGGATGACCGGATAGCGCCGGGGATTCTGGAAAAGGGAATCCTTCTCGCACTCCGTTTCTATTTTGACCAGTATATCAACCTGCGTCCGGTGCGGTTGCTCGAAGGCGTATGGACACCACTCGCCGGAAAAACGCCGGCCGATATCGACTTCACGATTGTGAGGGAGAATACCGAGGATTTCTATGTCGGTCTCGGATCGCGCTTCTCGGGACGGGAGCGGCGGGAGTTTACCCTCTCACGCGATCTGTATTCGGTGAAGTTCGGACTTGATGTCGAAAGCGACAGCGAGGAGATCGCATATCAGATTGGTGTCCTGTCACGGGAGGGATCACGGCGTGTGATCCGGTACGCGTTTGACTGCGCAGCGGTACGGAAGAGGCGTCTTACATCGGTTGACAAGGCGAATGTTCTCTCCGACGTGTACGGGCTCTGGCGCGATGTCGTACATGAAGTTGCAGCCGGTTATCCGACCGTATCGACGGAATTTTCCTACGTCGATGCGATCACGATGTGGTTTGTCAAGAATCCGGAATGGTTCGACGTCGTCGTGACCCCCAATATGTTCGGTGACATCATAACCGATCTCGGGGCCATGATACAGGGCGGGCTCGGCCTTGCACCCGGCGGGAACATCAATCCGACCGGCACATCTATGTTCGAACCGATTCACGGATCGGCTCCGAAATACAAGGGTCTCGGTGTCGCGAATCCCGTTGCCACGATATGGGCGGGGTCGATGCTGCTCGATCACCTCGGGGAGCATGCAGCTGCCGCCTCGGTGCTGGCGGGAATCGAGAAAAGCATCAGGGATGGCATCACTACCCGTGATATGGGGGGAGATGAGACAACCGCCGGCGTAGGAGAGGCAATCAGCCGTTTCATTCTGGGCGGCGGGGTGTAA